The following DNA comes from Nocardioides sp. JQ2195.
GGGCAGCCGCCAAGGCATTGATGATGCGGTCGGCGCCGACTTCACGTGGGTTGTCCATCAGCACCGGAACCCCGGTGCGAATTCCGGGCTCGACCACGACGGCCAAGGTGTCGGGAAAGTGACGGGTGAGCATTTCGCGCCATTCGTGCAGCACGGCCGGCACCGTCGAGCAGACCGTGATTCCGGCCAAGGCGTGGTCGGCGATGAATTCCGTGAACAGCCCCCGCACCAGCACCGCCCACTCGTCAGCGGTGCGGCGCTCGTCGGTCGAGACCCTCCAGTGCTCGCGGACCTCCCCGCCCTCGACGAGGCCGAGCACGGTGTGGCTGTTGCCGATGTCGGCGGCCAGCAACGTCACGAGCGCAGGTCCATCGCGATGTCCATCACGACCGCCGAGTGGGTGAGTGCCCCGACGGCCAGGTATTCGACACCGGTGGCGCCGTACTCGGTCGCGACGTCGAGGGTCAGGCCACCGGAGGCCTCCAGGGTGGCCCGGCCGTCCGTGATCGCCACGGCCTCACGCAGGAGGTCGGGCTCCATGTTGTCGAGCAGGATCTGGTCGACGCCGATCTCGAGCAGCTCGCGCAGCTGGTCGAGGGAGTCCACCTCGACCTGCACCGGCACCGCGGGATACCGCTCACGGATCAGCTCGTACGCCGGCACCACGCCTCCGGCGGCCAGCACGTGGTTGTCCTTGACCAGGGCCATGTCGGAGAGCGAGTGCCGGTGGTTGACGCCTCCGCCGCAGCGGACGGCGTACTTCTCCAGGTCGCGGTAGAGCGGGATGGTCTTGCGGGTGTCACGCACCTTCGCCCCGGTGCCCTCGAGCGCGCGCACCCACGCCGCGGTCGCCGTGGCGACCCCGGAGAGGTGGCAGGTGAAGTTCAGCGCGGTGCGCTCCGCGGTCAGCAGCAGCGCGGTCGGCCCGGTGACGCTGAGCAGCACGTCGCCACGGCGTACGGCGGTTCCGTCGCGCACGGGACGCTCGACGGTGATGTCGTTGCCGAGCACCACCCGGAACACCACCTCGGCCAGCGCCAGGCCCGCGACCGTGCCGTCCTGGCGGGCCACGAAGTCGGCGGTCTCCACCTGCTCGGCCGGGATGGTCGCCCAGCTGGTGACGTCGGGTCCGGGCAGGTCCTCGCGCAGGGCGGCCATCACGTCGGCGTAGACCTGCCGGGCCTCGAGCCCGGCCTCGCCCAGCTCGGCAGCCAGTCCGGCCGGCAGGTCGTCGCAGTCCATGCCGACGATGTGCTCGACGAAGGTCATCGGATCGCTCCTTCGGTCAGGTCCGAGGCAGGGGCAGGGTGGAACGAGACGTCGACCACGCCGTCCTCGAGCCGGGCGTCGAAGTGACCGGCCCACCGGTCGTCGTCCCGGTCGGGGAAGTCCTCGCGCCAGTGGGAGCCGCGGGTCTCCCGCCGTCCCAACGCCGCGGTGGTCAGTGCGGTGGCGATGGTGAGCAGGTTGGTGGCCTCCCACGCCTCGACCCCCTCGCTGCCGGTCGTGCGGGCCAGCTCGGGCAACGCGTCGAGGGCGGCCGACAGACCCTCCTCGGACCGGAGCACCGAGACGTTGTCGGTCATCAGGGCCTGCATCGCGGGGCGTACGTCGGCCGAGGCCAGGTGGGCCTCACGCTCGTCGGGCGCGGGCTCCGCCCAGGCGCGCAGCTCCGCAGGCAGCACGTCCGCGATCCGTCGGGAGAAGACGAGGCCCTCGAGGAGGGAGTTGGAGGCCAGCCGGTTGGCACCGTGCACGCCGGAGCACGCGACCTCACCGGTCGCGTAGAGGCCGGCCACCGACGAACGACCGTGCAGGTCGGTGGCCACGCCCCCGGAGGCGAAGTGGTGCGCCGGGGCGACCGGGATGAGCTCGTTCACCGGGTCGACCCCGTGGGAGCGGCAGACACCGAGGATGGTCGGGAAGCGCTTCTCCCAGAACTCGGCACCGAGGTGGCGGGCATCGAGCCACATGTGCGGCTTGTCGGTCTCGTGCATACGGCGGGTGATCGCCTTGGCCACCACGTCACGCGGCGCCAGGTCGGCGAGCTCGTGCTGCCCCTGCATGAAGCGGTTGCCCTCGAAGTCGACGAGGAAGGCCCCCTCGCCGCGGACCGCCTCGGAGATCAGGGGCTGCTGGCCACGGGAGTCAGGCCCGAGGTACATCACGGTCGGGTGGAACTGGACGAACTCGAGGTCGCGCAGGGTGGCCCCGGCGCGCATGGCCAGGGCCATGCCGTCACCGGTGGAGACCGAGGGGTTGGTCGACTGGGAGAACACCTGGCCGAGTCCCCCGCTGGCCAGCACCACGGCACGGCAGTGCACCGCACCGACGCCGTCGCGCTGGCCCTCGCCGATGACGTGGAGGGTCACTCCGGCAACGCCGCCGTCCGCGGAGCGCAGGAGGTCGATGGCCAGGGCGTGCTGGATGACCTCGATCTCCGGAGCGGCCTCGACCGCGGCGATCAGCGCGCGCTGGATCTCGGCTCCGGTCGCGTCGCCGCCGGCGTGGGCGATCCGGTCGCGGTGGTGGCCTCCCTCGCGGGTCAGCGACAGGACACCGTCGCGGTGGTCGAAGTTGGTGCCGAGGGCGATCAGCTCACGGACCGCATCGGGTCCCTCGGTGACCAGGGCCCGGACGGCGTCGGGGTCGCACGCCCCGGCACCGGCGACCAGGGTGTCGTGCTCGTGCTGCTCGGGGGTGTCGCCGGGGCCCAGGGCAGCGGCGATGCCCCCTTGCGCCCACTGCGTGGAGCCGGCGTTGAGGACGGTCTTGGTGACCACCAGGACCGTCGCCCCTTGGTTGGCAGAGCCGTCG
Coding sequences within:
- the nadC gene encoding carboxylating nicotinate-nucleotide diphosphorylase, which gives rise to MTFVEHIVGMDCDDLPAGLAAELGEAGLEARQVYADVMAALREDLPGPDVTSWATIPAEQVETADFVARQDGTVAGLALAEVVFRVVLGNDITVERPVRDGTAVRRGDVLLSVTGPTALLLTAERTALNFTCHLSGVATATAAWVRALEGTGAKVRDTRKTIPLYRDLEKYAVRCGGGVNHRHSLSDMALVKDNHVLAAGGVVPAYELIRERYPAVPVQVEVDSLDQLRELLEIGVDQILLDNMEPDLLREAVAITDGRATLEASGGLTLDVATEYGATGVEYLAVGALTHSAVVMDIAMDLRS
- a CDS encoding L-aspartate oxidase, yielding MANSSYAGLPGRLRASAPGWTTRSDVVVIGSGIAGLTAALRVHAALNSRTDDGSANQGATVLVVTKTVLNAGSTQWAQGGIAAALGPGDTPEQHEHDTLVAGAGACDPDAVRALVTEGPDAVRELIALGTNFDHRDGVLSLTREGGHHRDRIAHAGGDATGAEIQRALIAAVEAAPEIEVIQHALAIDLLRSADGGVAGVTLHVIGEGQRDGVGAVHCRAVVLASGGLGQVFSQSTNPSVSTGDGMALAMRAGATLRDLEFVQFHPTVMYLGPDSRGQQPLISEAVRGEGAFLVDFEGNRFMQGQHELADLAPRDVVAKAITRRMHETDKPHMWLDARHLGAEFWEKRFPTILGVCRSHGVDPVNELIPVAPAHHFASGGVATDLHGRSSVAGLYATGEVACSGVHGANRLASNSLLEGLVFSRRIADVLPAELRAWAEPAPDEREAHLASADVRPAMQALMTDNVSVLRSEEGLSAALDALPELARTTGSEGVEAWEATNLLTIATALTTAALGRRETRGSHWREDFPDRDDDRWAGHFDARLEDGVVDVSFHPAPASDLTEGAIR